The Coriobacteriia bacterium genome segment CTCGCCGCCCACCCACAGTTCCTCGAACGAGACGACCGAGGTGTAGGAGAGCTTGGACAGGATGTCCTGGAACTCCTTGAGGGAAACACCCATGTGGTCGGCGACCTCTTGGTCGCTCGGCACTCGGCGAAGCATGTTCTCGAGCGCGACGTAGGCCGCCTCGATCTCCTTGGCGCGAGAACGCACCGACCTGGGTACCCAGTCCATGGCTCGCAACTCGTCGATGATGGCACCCTTGATACGCGAAATCGCATACGTTTCGAACTTGATTGCCCTGCTCAGGTCGAACTTCTCGATGGCGTCGATCAGACCGAAGATCCCGTAGCTGATCAGGTCGGCCGTATCTACGGTCTGGGGCAGGCTGGACGCCAGTCGACCGGCGACGTACTTGACGAGCGGCGAGTAGTTGAGGATGAGCTCGTCGCGTGCTGCCGAGTCCTCATCGTCCTTGTAGCGAGTCCAAAGAGCGGACACGTCGGTCCGCGAGTCAGATCTCATGTGCAGTTACGCCCCTAACTGCGCTGGTCAGAG includes the following:
- the whiG gene encoding RNA polymerase sigma factor WhiG; the encoded protein is MRSDSRTDVSALWTRYKDDEDSAARDELILNYSPLVKYVAGRLASSLPQTVDTADLISYGIFGLIDAIEKFDLSRAIKFETYAISRIKGAIIDELRAMDWVPRSVRSRAKEIEAAYVALENMLRRVPSDQEVADHMGVSLKEFQDILSKLSYTSVVSFEELWVGGERDESQNAIGSIRDDTAEDPVTIFESAEIKDILAVAIDKLPERERTVIALYYYEGLTLKEIGQVLGVTESRVSQLHTKAVLRLRAKLHSVHAATA